One window of the Niallia circulans genome contains the following:
- a CDS encoding YpmS family protein: MFKNKWKLAFLTLAGALVLGIIYIAIMIFKPVEKTPIIKQQGEEVPFAVTTNREDLTKLINHFLEKEGLNGPIHYEINIADQVELYGTMPIFHTDIQMKLTFKPIALENGDLLLKQKEISIGHLPLPVSYVMNFIENQYNFPDWVDIQPNEEEIYVHLTKMDLKNGMLVEAKTFDLEKNIIQFNLLLPTE; this comes from the coding sequence TTGTTTAAGAATAAGTGGAAACTAGCATTTTTAACATTAGCAGGTGCTCTTGTACTGGGAATCATATATATAGCGATAATGATATTTAAACCAGTGGAGAAGACACCGATAATAAAGCAGCAAGGAGAAGAAGTTCCATTTGCTGTTACGACAAATCGAGAGGATTTGACGAAGTTAATTAATCATTTTCTAGAAAAAGAAGGGCTTAATGGTCCGATTCATTATGAAATAAATATAGCGGATCAAGTAGAGCTATATGGAACGATGCCAATTTTTCATACAGATATTCAAATGAAATTAACATTTAAACCAATAGCATTAGAAAATGGGGATTTATTATTAAAACAGAAAGAAATAAGTATTGGTCATCTGCCGTTACCCGTATCTTATGTAATGAATTTTATTGAAAATCAATATAATTTTCCAGATTGGGTTGATATTCAGCCAAATGAAGAAGAAATATATGTTCATTTAACTAAGATGGACTTGAAAAACGGAATGTTAGTAGAGGCGAAAACATTTGATTTAGAGAAAAATATCATTCAATTTAATTTATTGCTGCCAACTGAATAA
- a CDS encoding DUF4397 domain-containing protein, with protein MTRDHFHSIQEAGMYNVLSDYYKYTNPELHVYYYHKHLQSLNHALKKESKSAIVSDIQRQNEYGKVRFLQATNNLPTVDIYMNGKCLLKEVSFKTMSNELTLPTGKYQLDIYETGKQIDPLSSQILKIDSNVYHTFAFAGNERNLTIQLFPEFPIVPANETKLRIIQLAENLPTIDIAVQKGDIVFPSIPYKGASSYLGLFPMTVYLEARNAETKEVLKKFPALQLEADKTYSGFLIEGTDEKTCELLIFSC; from the coding sequence ATGACGAGAGATCATTTTCACTCCATACAGGAAGCCGGAATGTATAACGTATTAAGTGATTACTATAAATATACGAATCCTGAATTACATGTATATTATTATCATAAGCATCTTCAAAGCTTAAACCATGCTTTAAAGAAGGAAAGTAAGTCTGCTATTGTTTCGGATATCCAGAGGCAAAATGAGTATGGAAAAGTCAGATTCTTACAAGCTACTAATAACTTGCCAACTGTTGATATTTACATGAATGGTAAATGTCTGTTAAAAGAAGTATCGTTTAAAACGATGAGTAATGAATTAACATTACCTACTGGAAAATATCAACTGGATATATATGAAACTGGGAAGCAGATTGATCCATTATCTAGTCAAATATTGAAGATAGATAGTAATGTATATCATACTTTTGCTTTTGCCGGCAATGAAAGAAACCTAACAATACAGTTATTTCCTGAATTTCCAATTGTACCAGCAAACGAAACAAAACTACGGATCATTCAACTGGCAGAAAACCTGCCAACCATTGATATCGCCGTTCAAAAAGGAGATATCGTATTTCCATCTATACCTTATAAAGGTGCAAGTTCCTATTTAGGGTTGTTTCCAATGACTGTCTATTTAGAGGCAAGAAATGCAGAAACAAAGGAAGTACTAAAGAAATTTCCTGCTCTCCAATTAGAAGCCGATAAAACATATAGTGGATTTCTTATCGAAGGAACCGATGAAAAAACTTGTGAATTATTAATTTTCTCCTGTTAA